In Acidobacteriota bacterium, one DNA window encodes the following:
- a CDS encoding long-chain fatty acid--CoA ligase has product MLQECRCGIVKVLFLDFLKKFIICTKRRFGKGASPLKTLAEIPLKLQRDFGQKIVLISKRGEAWKGISSQEFCQKVEDLALKLLSLGVQQRDRIAILAENCPEWVITDHAIMSCGAITVPLHAVLPADQVHFILENSEATGLFLAGSRDVKKMKSILESLPRLRWIILFEDADPSAGYQSIEKAYQEGSSLGSSLYIELEKRRSAIDPDEIASIIYTSGTTGVPKGVMLSHRNFLSNVEDIIGLVNFGSEDVGLSLLPLSHVMERMASYVYLSRGATIAFATSYETLQSDFKEVRPTVAVVVPRILEVMQGKILSRIHASFFLKRVLFGWGLKIGTSRGRFLLEKMRPPFYLSMPYAIFSGLAFRKLHRSLGGRFRFFISGGAPLSPELGMFFFALGVPIYEGYGLTETSPVISINAPEALRFGTVGRILKRIKVRISEDGEILVRGPNVMKGYYGNEKATDEAFQEGWFKTGDTGYIEDGFLTIGERKKDIIVTSSGKNIAPQRIEGFLKNSPLINNVVVFGDSRSYISALIVPDFKRLGNEASRLGISLERSGRVINDEKLIDLFRKEIFNVTRSLASYEKIRKFILLGEEFTIDRGELTPTLKVRRNVIYDRYKDIIESMYERRSTLDGEE; this is encoded by the coding sequence ATGCTGCAAGAATGCAGATGCGGCATCGTCAAAGTCCTCTTTCTTGATTTTTTAAAAAAGTTTATTATATGCACGAAACGAAGATTCGGAAAGGGGGCAAGTCCTCTGAAGACACTCGCAGAGATACCCTTGAAACTCCAAAGGGATTTCGGTCAGAAAATCGTTCTCATAAGCAAGAGGGGTGAAGCCTGGAAAGGGATATCCTCTCAGGAGTTCTGTCAGAAGGTGGAAGATCTTGCACTGAAGCTTCTTTCCCTTGGAGTTCAACAGAGAGACAGGATCGCAATTCTCGCGGAGAATTGCCCGGAATGGGTAATCACCGATCATGCCATTATGAGCTGTGGTGCGATCACGGTCCCGCTGCATGCGGTCCTACCGGCGGACCAGGTGCACTTCATTCTGGAAAACAGCGAAGCAACGGGACTCTTCCTGGCCGGTTCCAGAGACGTGAAGAAGATGAAATCGATCCTTGAATCGCTCCCCCGGCTTCGATGGATCATACTTTTCGAAGATGCCGATCCTTCGGCAGGATATCAGTCTATCGAAAAAGCATATCAGGAAGGGAGCTCTCTTGGTAGCAGCCTGTATATTGAATTGGAGAAGAGGAGGTCTGCCATCGATCCGGACGAGATAGCCAGCATTATCTATACCTCAGGAACAACGGGCGTTCCAAAGGGAGTGATGCTGAGCCACCGGAATTTCCTTTCCAACGTTGAGGATATCATTGGGCTGGTGAACTTTGGTTCCGAAGATGTGGGGCTTTCCCTTTTGCCGCTGAGCCACGTTATGGAGAGGATGGCAAGCTATGTCTATCTTTCCAGAGGAGCTACTATCGCTTTTGCCACCTCCTACGAGACTCTCCAGAGTGACTTCAAGGAAGTAAGGCCTACCGTCGCCGTTGTCGTCCCCCGCATCTTAGAAGTTATGCAGGGGAAAATCCTCTCGAGGATTCACGCTTCCTTCTTCCTGAAGAGAGTCCTCTTTGGATGGGGCCTGAAGATCGGGACGTCGAGAGGGAGGTTCCTTCTTGAGAAAATGAGGCCACCGTTTTATCTTTCAATGCCGTACGCAATCTTCAGTGGGCTGGCATTCAGAAAATTGCACAGGTCTCTCGGGGGGAGGTTTCGATTCTTCATATCGGGAGGTGCCCCCCTTTCACCAGAGCTGGGTATGTTTTTCTTCGCTCTGGGAGTGCCTATCTATGAGGGATACGGGCTGACTGAAACCTCTCCGGTTATTTCCATCAATGCTCCAGAAGCACTGAGGTTTGGAACTGTCGGCCGAATCCTGAAAAGAATCAAAGTAAGGATATCAGAAGATGGGGAAATTCTGGTCAGGGGCCCCAATGTCATGAAGGGTTACTACGGGAATGAGAAGGCCACAGACGAAGCATTTCAGGAAGGCTGGTTCAAAACAGGAGACACGGGATATATTGAGGATGGCTTCCTCACCATCGGGGAGAGGAAAAAAGACATCATCGTGACATCCTCCGGAAAGAACATTGCCCCTCAGCGTATCGAGGGCTTTCTGAAAAATTCGCCTCTGATCAACAATGTGGTTGTCTTTGGCGATTCCAGGAGTTATATTTCTGCCCTGATCGTTCCAGATTTCAAGAGGCTCGGAAACGAAGCGTCCCGGTTGGGAATCAGCTTGGAGAGATCGGGTCGGGTCATCAATGATGAAAAGCTCATCGACCTCTTTAGAAAAGAGATATTCAACGTGACCAGATCACTGGCGAGCTACGAGAAGATCAGAAAGTTTATCCTTCTGGGAGAAGAGTTTACAATAGACAGGGGTGAGCTGACTCCTACTCTGAAGGTGAGGAGGAACGTCATTTACGATCGATACAAGGATATAATTGAATCCATGTATGAGAGAAGATCAACGCTTGATGGAGAAGAATAG